Part of the Pseudarthrobacter sp. L1SW genome, CCTGTGCGACCGGCACCGCGGCATCGGCGGGGACGGGCTGATCCGCGCCGTCCCGTCGCGCTTCCTGCCCGAGGGCCGCGAGCTGCTCGCCGCCGCCCCGGACGCCGAATGGTTCATGGACTACCGCAACGGTGACGGCACTTTGTCCGAGATGTGCGGCAACGGAGTCCGCGTCTTTGTCCATTTCCTCCGCGCCGAGGGGCTGATTGACCTGCCCGACGGCGGCGCCCTCACCATCGGCACGCGCGCGGGCGTCAAGACCGTGGTACGCACAGGCGAAGACTACGCCGTGGACATGGGGCCGTGGGAGTTCATTTTCCCCGGTGAAGCCACAGCCAAGGCAATGGATTCACTGGTTACCGCTGAGGGCCTGGAAGTTCCCCGCCCTGCACTCTCCGTCAGCATGGGCAACCCCCACACCGTCGTTGCCTTGGCGGAACTGTCGGAACTCGCGGCAACCCGCCTGTTCACGGCGCCCGTGGTGGACCCTGTCCCGGCCCACGGGACCAACGTTGAGTTCGTGGTTCCGTCAGAGCCCCTGGTGCACGACGGCGTCGGGACGGTGACCATGCGCGTGCATGAACGCGGGGTGGGGGAGACCCAGTCGTGCGGAACCGGGGCTTGCGCAGCGGCAGTGGCCATCCGTCACTGGGCAGGCGCGGAAGCCCCCGACACCTGGCGCGTTAACGTTCCAGGCGGCGTGGTTGGCGTCAAGTTCTTTGCCGGCCCGGCGGGCCATGAACATGTCGAGCTGAGTGGCCCGGCCGTTATTGTGGCAACCGGGACGCTTTCCTGACCTTCAGGATCCGGAAGGACTTGGACGTCGACTCCCGGCTGACACTGAAGGATTCGTCCAGCTCCGCAGCAAGCCAGCGTTGCAGCGAGTCGGCCCCCAGGTTCTTCTGCACCACCAGCCACGCTGTTCCGCCCGGCGCAAGGCGGGGCAGCCACAGCTTCAGGAGCGAGTGCAGTTCGTCCTTGCCGATCCGGATGGGCGGATTGGACCAGATGGTGTCAAAGCGCACGTCCGGGTCCACGGCTTCAGGGGTACTGGCGGTGACGTTGGCCAGTCCCAGCGCCGCAGCGTTCTCATTCGTCAGGGTGATGCAGCGTTCGTTGACATCCACCGCGTAGACCCGGGCTGAGGGCGACTTCAGGGCCATGGTCAGGGCAATCGGGCCCCAGCCGCAGCCGATGTCCAGCAGGTTCCCCTGCGGCGCGGGGGGCGGGACCTCGGCGAGGAGGATGGCGGTGCCCTTGTCGATCCCGTCCGGGCTGAAGATGCCGGTGGAAGTCTGCAGCCTGCGCACCTGCCCTGCGAGTTCGACACTCAGCGGCTTGCGGGTAAAAGGGCCGGCGGGTGTTGCGCTGAAATAATGTGCGGACTCCATAACTGGCCAGAGTAGTTCCCCTTGCAGCGTAAAGGGAAACTGCCGGGCAGGCCCCTCTGCTACGCTGGTGGGCATGTTCCTGATCTTCGAGTAGCCGGCACGGGCCCAGCCCGTCCCGCAGCCTGTCTTCAAGCGACAGCATGTCCCACCCAGCGATGCAGGTTTTGAACCTTCCGCTGCGTGCACCGGCCAACGGATTTCCGCCTGCCGGTCGCCGGACGACACTCGAAGGTCAGCCTCCCGCTGGACTTCCCGCCGTTTTTCCGGCTGTCCATCTCTGCCACGAATCGACGTCGTGGCATGTCCGCCGGCGCTGCCTCCTGCAGCGCCAGGCCCAACAAGCCAGGAGGCTTGGATGACCGCAGGCCGTCAGCCCAGCGCGAATACTTCACCAATCACCATCATTCGGCACTATTCTGGAACTGCCGAATCTTCAAAGGAGACCATGACCAGCCAGCCCAACACCGGATCAGATCCAGCCGCCCAGGACATGAGTCCTGCCGAAATCCAGGCTGTCATCGACCGGATTCTCTCCAAGGATGTACCGGCCAGGAACCTCAGCACGCCAGGCGGTGACGAGGGCCGTGACGGGAAGGCTATGCTCGGCAAAGCCCAGGCGATTTCCCGCCTGGACGAAGAACACACAACGTACGACGGCGACCAGCAGGACCTCGAGGAACGCCGCGCCCTGCGCCGCACAGCAGGCCTTTCCACTGAACTGGAAGACGTCACCGAGGTTGAGTACCGGCAGTTGCGCCTTGAGCGGGTGGTCCTGGCCGGCCTCTGGTCCGAAGGGACCCTGGCCGACGCCGAGAACTCTCTGCGGGAGCTTGCAGCCCTCGCCGAAACTGCCGGTTCCGAGGTCCTGGACGGGCTGGTCCAGCGGCGCGACAAGCCGGATCCCGGAACGTTCCTCGGCTCGGGCAAGGCCCTGGAGCTCCGGGACATCGTGATGTCCACCGGTGCGGACACGGTTGTGGTGGATGCCGAGCTCGCGCCCTCCCAGCGCCGGGGCCTGGAGGACATCGTCAAGGTTAAGGTGATCGACCGGACGGCCCTGATCCTGGACATTTTCGCCCAGCACGCCAAGAGCCGTGAAGGCAAGGCCCAGGTGGAGCTGGCGCAGCTGGAATACCTCCTGCCGCGCCTGCGCGGCTGGGGCGAGTCGATGTCCCGCCAGGCCGGTGGCCAGGTGGGCAGCGCGGCCGCCGGCATGGGTTCGCGTGGTCCCGGTGAGACAAAGATCGAGCTGGATCGCCGCCGCATCCGTACAAGGATGGCCAAGCTGCGGCGGGAGATCGCCGCAATGAAGCCCGCCCGCGAGACCAAACGGGCCAACCGCCGTCGTAATGCCGTGCCGTCCGTGGCGATCGCCGGGTACACCAACGCCGGCAAGTCCTCGCTGCTGAACCGCCTCACCGACGCCGGTGTCCTGGTGGAGAACGCACTGTTCGCCACCCTGGATCCCACCGTCCGCAAAGCGGAAACTGCGGACGGCCTCGGCTACACCCTGGCCGATACTGTCGGCTTTGTCCGTTCGTTGCCAACCCAGCTGGTGGAGGCGTTCCGCTCCACGCTCGAGGAAGTCGCGGACGCGGACCTCATCCTGCACGTGGTGGACGTCTCGCACCCGGATCCTGAGGGCCAGATCGCCGCAGTGCGCAAGGTCTTCAGCGAAGTGGACGCCCGGAAGGTGCCCGAAATCATCGTGCTCAACAAAGCCGACGCCGCTGATCCCTTCGTGGTGGAACGGCTCAAGCAGCGCGAGCCGCGGCACGTGGTGGTCTCGGCCCGTACGGGGGAAGGCATCGCAGAGTTGCTGAAGGCAATCAGCGACGCCATTCCCCGGCCCAGCGTCAAGCTGGAACTGCTCATCCCGTACGACCGCGGGGACCTGATGAGCAAGCTTCACGATTCCGACGCCGAGATCATCAGCGTTGACCACGTTGAGGCCGGTACCAGGGCTGTCGTGATGGTCCGGGAAGGCTTCGCGGCTGAACTGGAACCTTTCGTCAGCAATGACTGAGGCCGTGGCAGGAGAAGCCACGGAAACGGCCGTCGAGCAGTTCGTGATCGAACTGCTCGACCGGGCCGTGGCCGGCATGGGCGGGCAAAGCCGCGCCGGCCAGCATGAGATGGCCAGGCAGGTGGCCCGTGCCATTGAAACGGGGGACCACCTCCTGGTCCAGGCGGGGACCGGCACCGGCAAGTCCCTGGCATACCTCATCCCCCTGATCGCGCATGCCCTGCAGAGCAACAAGCCCGCCCTGGTGTCAACGGCCACCCTGGCCCTCCAGACGCAGATTGTGGGCCGGGACCTGCCCCGGCTGCTCAAAGCGATCACCCCCGCCTTGGACAGGCCGGTCAAAGTGGCCCTGGTCAAGGGCCGTTCCAATTACGTGTGCCGGCACAAGCTGGAAGGCGGCTTCCCCAGCGAGGAGCCAGCCGAGGGCCAGCTGTTCAGCCTGGGCGAGGACACCAGCGTGCCCCACTTCGCGGCAGCCGTGGGCGGCCCGTCGTCCCAGCTCGGCAAAGAGGTTGTGCGGCTCCGGGAATGGGCGGAGAAGACCCACACCGGGGACCGTGACGAACTCCTCCCGGGAGTGACGGACCGCGCCTGGCGGCAGGTGTCCGTGACTTCCATGGAGTGCCTGGGCGCCCAGAAGTGCCCCATGGCTGCGGAATGCTTCAGTGAGCTCGCGCGCCAGGATGCTGCGGAAGCGGACGTGGTGGTCACCAACCACGCGATGCTTGCCGTCAGCGCGTTCGAGGGCCTGGCCGTCCTGCCCGAGTACGACGTCGTGGTGGTGGATGAGGCCCATGAACTTCAGGACCGGGTCACGGGGGCGGTCTCAGGCCAGCTTTCCGTGGCCATGGTCCACGCTGCTGCTGCCGGCGCGCGGAAGCACACCGCCATTACCGTTGACGCGCTGAATGCCGCAGCCGCCAACTTGGAGCTTGCCCTGGCGGGCGTGCCGAACGGCCTGCTGCCGAACGGGCTCAACGACGAACAGCTGGACTGCGTGGACCAGTTGCGCGACGCCTGCCGTGCTGCCCTCTCGGATTCGAAGGGGGACAGCAGCACCACGGCCGACGGCGGCAGGCAGCTCGCGCGGTCCCGGCTCCTGCTCATCCTGGAACTTTGCGAACGGCTCCTCGCAGCCCGGGAGAACCGCGAAGTGGTGTGGTTCTCGCGCGCCAGTTCTTTTGACCCGGCGCAGGGATTCTCCCAGCCGGACGAGACCGCCCCCGCCTTGATCAACATCGCGCCGTTGTCCGTTGCCGGAAGGCTGCGGGAAGGGCTCTTCGCAGGCCACACGGTGGTGCTGACCTCAGCGACGCTGGCCATCGGATCGGCGTTCGAACCGGCCGCAGGCGGACTGGGACTGGTGGGTGACGGGGCCCCGAGCTGGACGGGCGTGGACGTGGGATCGCCCTTCGACTACCAAAAGCAGGGCATCCTCTATGTGGCCGGTCACCTGCCGAAGCCGGGCAGGGGCGGGTCGCCGGAAGCGCTGGACGAGCTGGAAGCCCTGATCCGTGCTTCAGGTGGCGGGGCGCTGTGCCTCTTCTCCTCCCGCCGGGCGGCAGAAGAAGCGGCCGAGGCACTGCGTCCCAAGCTGGGCATGACGGTCCTCTGCCAAGGTGACTCCACCATGACCGGCCTGGTGAAGCAGTTCGCCGACGAGCCCGATACCTGCCTGTTCGGAACCATGTCCCTCTGGCAGGGCGTGGACGTCCCGGGAGGCTCGTGCCGGCTTGTGGTGATCGACAGGATTCCTTTTCCGCGGCCGGACGATCCCCTTATGACCGCCCGTTCACGGGCCGTGGCTCAGGCCGGCGGGAACGGCTTTATGACGGTTTCCGCCACGCACGCCGCGATCCGGCTCGCCCAGGGGGCAGGCCGGCTGATCCGTTCCACCGGCGACAGGGGAGTGGTGGCCGTCCTTGACTCCCGGCTGGCCACCGAGCGCTACGCGGGGTTCCTCCGGGCTGCCCTGCCGCCGTTCTGGGCCACGACAGACCGGACGACGGCGATTGCCGCCCTGGAGCGGCTGGCCCGGGAAAACGCCTGAGCCGTCAGGCAGATTGAGCAGGCCGTGCCAGGGCAAACATGGCCTGGTGCGGGGCTGGGCAGGGCGTTACAGCGAGCGGAGTACCGAGACAACCTTGCCCATGATGGTGG contains:
- a CDS encoding ATP-dependent DNA helicase; protein product: MTEAVAGEATETAVEQFVIELLDRAVAGMGGQSRAGQHEMARQVARAIETGDHLLVQAGTGTGKSLAYLIPLIAHALQSNKPALVSTATLALQTQIVGRDLPRLLKAITPALDRPVKVALVKGRSNYVCRHKLEGGFPSEEPAEGQLFSLGEDTSVPHFAAAVGGPSSQLGKEVVRLREWAEKTHTGDRDELLPGVTDRAWRQVSVTSMECLGAQKCPMAAECFSELARQDAAEADVVVTNHAMLAVSAFEGLAVLPEYDVVVVDEAHELQDRVTGAVSGQLSVAMVHAAAAGARKHTAITVDALNAAAANLELALAGVPNGLLPNGLNDEQLDCVDQLRDACRAALSDSKGDSSTTADGGRQLARSRLLLILELCERLLAARENREVVWFSRASSFDPAQGFSQPDETAPALINIAPLSVAGRLREGLFAGHTVVLTSATLAIGSAFEPAAGGLGLVGDGAPSWTGVDVGSPFDYQKQGILYVAGHLPKPGRGGSPEALDELEALIRASGGGALCLFSSRRAAEEAAEALRPKLGMTVLCQGDSTMTGLVKQFADEPDTCLFGTMSLWQGVDVPGGSCRLVVIDRIPFPRPDDPLMTARSRAVAQAGGNGFMTVSATHAAIRLAQGAGRLIRSTGDRGVVAVLDSRLATERYAGFLRAALPPFWATTDRTTAIAALERLARENA
- the dapF gene encoding diaminopimelate epimerase gives rise to the protein MDATLAKTTEPAFRTLSGLRFSKGHGTGNDFVLVADPEGVHTIAAQDVAALCDRHRGIGGDGLIRAVPSRFLPEGRELLAAAPDAEWFMDYRNGDGTLSEMCGNGVRVFVHFLRAEGLIDLPDGGALTIGTRAGVKTVVRTGEDYAVDMGPWEFIFPGEATAKAMDSLVTAEGLEVPRPALSVSMGNPHTVVALAELSELAATRLFTAPVVDPVPAHGTNVEFVVPSEPLVHDGVGTVTMRVHERGVGETQSCGTGACAAAVAIRHWAGAEAPDTWRVNVPGGVVGVKFFAGPAGHEHVELSGPAVIVATGTLS
- a CDS encoding class I SAM-dependent methyltransferase; the protein is MESAHYFSATPAGPFTRKPLSVELAGQVRRLQTSTGIFSPDGIDKGTAILLAEVPPPAPQGNLLDIGCGWGPIALTMALKSPSARVYAVDVNERCITLTNENAAALGLANVTASTPEAVDPDVRFDTIWSNPPIRIGKDELHSLLKLWLPRLAPGGTAWLVVQKNLGADSLQRWLAAELDESFSVSRESTSKSFRILKVRKASRLPQ
- the hflX gene encoding GTPase HflX, with product MTSQPNTGSDPAAQDMSPAEIQAVIDRILSKDVPARNLSTPGGDEGRDGKAMLGKAQAISRLDEEHTTYDGDQQDLEERRALRRTAGLSTELEDVTEVEYRQLRLERVVLAGLWSEGTLADAENSLRELAALAETAGSEVLDGLVQRRDKPDPGTFLGSGKALELRDIVMSTGADTVVVDAELAPSQRRGLEDIVKVKVIDRTALILDIFAQHAKSREGKAQVELAQLEYLLPRLRGWGESMSRQAGGQVGSAAAGMGSRGPGETKIELDRRRIRTRMAKLRREIAAMKPARETKRANRRRNAVPSVAIAGYTNAGKSSLLNRLTDAGVLVENALFATLDPTVRKAETADGLGYTLADTVGFVRSLPTQLVEAFRSTLEEVADADLILHVVDVSHPDPEGQIAAVRKVFSEVDARKVPEIIVLNKADAADPFVVERLKQREPRHVVVSARTGEGIAELLKAISDAIPRPSVKLELLIPYDRGDLMSKLHDSDAEIISVDHVEAGTRAVVMVREGFAAELEPFVSND